GGCGTCCCCGGCCTCGAAGAGGGGCTCGGGGGGCAGGCAGCCGCTGCCACTCTCGTCCCACGGGTGCTGCAGGAAGGACGTGGCCAGGAAGGTCTCGTCGAAGTCCAGGCTGTCGGCAGCCTGCTCCACCGAGGGCCCCCACGTCGCCGGGCAGTCGATGTGGTGGCCGTGGACAGTGAGGTCCACGTCCCCGTGCGAGGCGGGGCTCAGCGGGGGGCTCAGCTCCAGGGCCTCCAGCGCGCCCAGCTCCCCCCCCAGGGCGCCGGAGTGGAAGACCGCCTCCCAGTCAAAGTTGCCTTTGAGGGGCTCCAGCTCGCCCTGCTCCTCCGGGGTCAGCAGCAGGGCGCTGGGGGGCCGGGGCGCCTTGGCCACCCGCTTGGGCAGCGGCTGTTTGCGCTTGTGCCCGAGCCTGCCCTCGCCCGcaccccagcccacctccccGGTGGCCTCCTCGAACTCCCGCAGCAGCTGCTGGGCCTCGGTGTTCACGGCCAGGGGCCCGGCCCAGGGCGCGGCGCTGGGCTTCTGCTCGGCCTGGCGGGCGAAGGCCGGGTGGATGTGGACGGGGGTCAGCCGCCGCTTCTTGAAGGCCCCGCTCAGCAGGCGCTCGGCGTACTGGGGGTCGATGCGCCAGAAGCCGCCCTTGCCCGGCTCGTCCTTCTCGCGCGGCACTTTGATGAAGCACTTGTTCAGGGACAGGTTGTGGCGGATGGAATTCTGGGCacaggacagaggagggaggaggacgcTGAGCGGGGAGGACGGGTCCGTGGCTGCCTGTGCTCCCTCCCGCCTttctcctgccctcttccctcggagggggagggggaggcggctcTGGGACACCAGCCACAGGGCCCCCGGAGCCAGGAGTGCCATCGGGGGCTTTTATTCCCTGTTGCCGGGATATCTGCCGGCTCAGTCATCCGAGCCCGAGCCACAGGGTGGTTTCAGTGCCACCctgtcctgcccgccccccctcaccccaccactTGCAGCCTCTGGCCAAACGCCTGagctcccccagggcctggccggcCCTCTCTGTTTGTGGAGTGAGAGGGTTGGGGTGGGCGGCACGGGGTGACCTGAGGTgtgagggagggggtgtgtgtccaCACGCCTGCGTGCACAGGAGTGTGTGTCGGGATGAGGTGTGGTAGGAGCCGATGGCGTTCCTTTGTTGAGCCAgccgctggccagggccttgccccccacgcccctcctcccaccaggcTGTTTGGCCTCAGTTGATTATTACCCAGCAAAGAGCATAGCACTAATTCCTGGCCCACTTCCTGCGGTCGGGGCTTcgcagccttgggggggggggtggagcggGGGTCTCTGCCTTCTCACCACGGCTGCCGAGGGCCtcgccccagccagggcccaagcaAGTGAAGAGTCGCGGGGACTGTGATGTGCGGCCTgctgctgggggtgccccagggGAGAGTCTGGGTGTCCTCGGGGCCTCTGTCCCCAACCAGGCCCTGATCCCTCACTCTCAGGGCAATGCCTGCCCCGCCTCAGATCACCATCCTGCCACATTCGTTCCTAGTTGCGTCGTCTTATCCAAACCGGGATGGGGACAGGGGTCGGGGGCCTGGACAGCAGGGCGGACGGGTGGGTAGTGCCCCTTGGCAAGGCTGGGTGTTTACGTGgcggcctggccctgggctgctctGCGCCAGGTTCCGGAGACTTGGAGCCTGAAGCCCGAGCTGGAGGCAGAGCCCCTGTGGGAAGCACCTGGCTCAGGTAATTGTCTCCCCAGGGAGCCTGactgagaggagggggaggagtggAGACAGGAAACTGGGGAGCGGctggagtgggggctggggcagccgCTGTAGGAAGGCCCCATACCCGCTCTCAGACACAGCTGCCTTCACACCCCACAGCACtcgaccccctgccccccaagccaactgcagccaggcaggaggcagagcgTGGGCCGATGCTCCAGCTTCCACTTCTGAGCCAGGTCCTGAAAACTGTCCCTGGGCGGGGCAGTGTCTAGGAATTCTAGGACTTGGGACAAAAATGTGTCCCTCGTCCATCACCACCTTCCCCCAGGGGGCTGTGTCCATGGCAAAGTCTGGCCCTGGTCTTTGGGCTGAGCCTCTTGGATGGGTGACAAGTGTTTGCCCTTTGAACTCAGCATCCTCACCCCTAAAGCCCTCTGAACAGCCTCCCTCTCTTAAGTCAAATGAGAGGCATTTCCAAGCACTgggctcccccagggcctccctccaggGCTTTCCTCCCGTGGGGCCCTGGCTACTTGACCCGGATCTGAGTGAAGAGAGTGAGTCCCTGCAagaatggaggaggagggggcacgggaggaggctgggaaggagccgCGCAACCCACACCTCCCCTACCTGCCAGGTGGGATCAGCGTGCCGGAAGTAGCAGAAGTTGTCTGTGATCCACTTGTAGATGGCGGACAGGGTGATCTTGGTGGCCTTGCTGGCCTGCATGGCCATGCAGATGAGCGTGGCGTACGAGTAGGGCGGCTTCACGCTCGGGTTGGTGGTGTAGTCCACGTCGTCGGGGGGCGGAGCCTGTAGCCCCGAGGGCGAGCTCCCGGACGTGCACGAGGATGTGGGCTTGCCCGGCGTGTGCGGCTGCCCCAGGCAGGCGGGGTCCGCCGCCAGGGGGGACCCCGGCGCCGCCGAGCCCGGCACCTGATGGTAGCCGTGGGGGTCGGTGCCCCCCGGGGGCAGGGTGGGCGCCTTGGCGTTGAGAATGGAGAACTCCTGCAGCCACTGCAGGCTGGTCAGGCTGTCATCCAGGGCGTCCGGCTCCTCCAGGCCGCCCTCCGGCCCCGCCTCCTCCGCCGCCCCTGCGCCCGAGAGGCGCAGCCAGCTCTCCGCCATGTCTGCGGGGACGCTCCGAAGGGGCGGTCAGCACCCACGGCTGAGCCCCGGTGGCCCGCCGCGCTCTCCGGCCCGCTGACTCCCGCGGCTCCAGTTACACCGCCTCCCGGACGCGCGCTTCCATCCCGCGACCTGGGGGTCGCCTCCTCCGAATGCGAACGTGGGGCCTGCGGGGACCGCGGTGGGAGCTGAGCCTTTTCCCacccccgggggcgggggcgtggggggggggattCCTCTAAAGTCGTCCCGCAGCTGCGAGGGTGTGTTAGGGCTGAGGTCTGGGAAACAGGACCGACCCCCGCAGGGGCCGCCTCGCTTCATTTCCTCTTCGAGGTGGAAGAGGTTATTAGCCAAGTGAAGGGAGAGGGTAGGAGCATTCCAGTCGGTCCCGTTCTCCCCGAGAGCGCGAAGtcagacacccccaccccaacacaggGGAAGGGGCGAGGGAGCCCGCGAGGGCAGGACGACAGGGCGGAGGCCCGGGAAAGTCGTCTGATCTTTGAAAAGGGATATTCGGATGGGagatcaggggaaggaaggcatcGGGGCGGAAAGTCAGGTACCCCAACGCCGCAGAGGTCAGTTTCCAGGCCCACCACTTGCTGCGGGGACGCACGGGAGAGCGCGCTGCCGCCCACCTTCCGCGGCCCGCAGACCTCTCAGTCCCTTACCTGGCTCAGAGCGCAGCCCGGGCTAAAGGAAGGTTCTGGAAGAAGTTACCACCACCCCCGCGGCTCTCTGCCCTCAGCTTGAGGGCCCCGCCAGCACCCCTCGTCGTCCCCCCAGCCTGAAGGCGCCTCTCTGAACGCCCGCGGCCCGGGACCCGCATTAAGTAGCCGCTCCAAAGGCTTCTCCTGCTGCCATGGCGACGCCCCGCCCCCATAAACAGCTTTCGCTGCTGCCATTGGTCAGCACGTCTCCAAGGTGACCGCGGGCTCTTGCCACTCTATCCGGCGGTAACTCTTGGAACTCCCTCCTTTTGCCTCCCTCTCCCGCGCCACCCAGCCCCCTACCCGCCCGCGGCCCGCGC
The genomic region above belongs to Myotis daubentonii chromosome 16, mMyoDau2.1, whole genome shotgun sequence and contains:
- the FOXJ1 gene encoding forkhead box protein J1 yields the protein MAESWLRLSGAGAAEEAGPEGGLEEPDALDDSLTSLQWLQEFSILNAKAPTLPPGGTDPHGYHQVPGSAAPGSPLAADPACLGQPHTPGKPTSSCTSGSSPSGLQAPPPDDVDYTTNPSVKPPYSYATLICMAMQASKATKITLSAIYKWITDNFCYFRHADPTWQNSIRHNLSLNKCFIKVPREKDEPGKGGFWRIDPQYAERLLSGAFKKRRLTPVHIHPAFARQAEQKPSAAPWAGPLAVNTEAQQLLREFEEATGEVGWGAGEGRLGHKRKQPLPKRVAKAPRPPSALLLTPEEQGELEPLKGNFDWEAVFHSGALGGELGALEALELSPPLSPASHGDVDLTVHGHHIDCPATWGPSVEQAADSLDFDETFLATSFLQHPWDESGSGCLPPEPLFEAGDATLAADLQDWASVGAFL